The Brassica napus cultivar Da-Ae unplaced genomic scaffold, Da-Ae ScsIHWf_2276;HRSCAF=2934, whole genome shotgun sequence genome contains the following window.
ATAATTTTCGATAATTTCGATTAGGTTAACACAATCCGTCTCAAacccaatatatatattttttttttctcaaacccAATTTTTCGGATATAGTTTTCCGAAGAAAAGTTATTTGCCCAAATGTAACTCACTCTTCAGTTGTGTGTATTTATTGTATCCACAAAAGTTAACCAGGAAAGATGCAAAGAAATAACAGCTTCTTAACTGAATGAACACAAATCCGTTGTAGTCTAGCTGGTCAGGATACTCGGCTCTCACCCGAGAGACCCGGGTTCGAGTCCCGGCAACGGAGATTTTTTGAACTATTTTTTGAGCTAAGACCAAAAAAGTGAGAGTAGGGGGGTACTTTCGTCATAATGACAACTAATAAAAGCTAATTAAGTTACTCCGGTTAGCGACGCTACTTGTCGGCTAAAAATGATGCCATGAAGTGGTTCCAAGTTAAGTATGAAGGTGTTATCCTCGACAAGTCTCAGAACATCACTGGTTGAAAAGTTTTTaccattttgttttgttggtgTTAGCTCTGTTTCAagttcttacatttttttttttttttgaatgaatgttaaatttttattcatcaaaaaagcCTGTATACATCCAGTGCGACCCATGTTTAATGAGATAAACTTTCAAACTATGCAACTACTTTCCAAGAAAACTAATCACACTCTAGTAAGGAACCAGAATTCCATAAGTTCCCCCATTCCTTTCACACCATGGTGTCTCATCAAAGTAATCTTGTTACGAATCCCTTTATCAATGATTCTCTTCAATGTAGTCAGAGGCAACAACTTATCTCCATGAATGATCTTATTGCGTTCCCTCCAAACCGCATATCCGCTTGAAAAGCATATCTCATACAGAACAGCCGCTTCCTTTCCATGGTTCCTTTTGTATTTGAGATCATCAATGACCAAAACCTATCCAGAACAATGCTGCATCATTACCAAAAGCTATAAAATTCAAGTCACAGATCAAACAAGTGTTGGCAGCCACTAAGAAGTGAAAAGGCTTAGAAAGAGGATAGGGTAACGCGGACTGAGGAAGAATCCGATATATAGCTGGATAGAGATAAAAGAGTAGAGATAGTTTACATCCAGAAAGAGAACACACTGAAGCTCTTTCGAGGAGGGTAAGAGCTAGAACAAGATAAGGGTAAGAGCAAGATCGATGGGGAAGGGAGGGAAAAGGCAGATGATTTGTGTGGTCATAGTAGCTCTGGGACATGAAAAGATCATAAGAGTTGCTAAAAATCTAAGAGTGTGTGCAGATTGTCAAATGGCAAGTTCATGTCTAAGTTAACCGGAAGATAGATTGTTCTAAGATATTCAAACCGGTTTCATCATTTTAAAGATGGACGTTGTTCTTGCAAAAGTTTCTGGTGACCATTGAAGTGTTTCATGCACTAAAATGTTAGTATCAGCCTGGTTTACGGTTGGTACggtcaatgatgaaatctttgaCAATCGAAGCAATAGAAGAACATGAACAGGCTGGATCTCTATGTCTTCCATGATAGTAACATTGCTTCAATGGAAAATATAACCACGTTATTTAATTTActcaattttatatttagtcaatgttttttaaataaatatcattttcaatCATTAATAATCTGGTGAAGATATGAACTAATGACAAATTCAAATTTAGTTTTGTCAACTAAACCATGTTCAAGTGTTCAACCCCGCATGTGCAATATTACATAAACATAAGTACACAACTAATGATGACAAATGTTTGTTGAAGAAGATAATTGATAAGAATAATTcaataattattacaaaataatccTTTTGAAAACATACACTCAAAATTACAACaaactaattttgtttaaagaaaaacaatagcTACTAATTAATTATACCCActcaaatgtaaaaaaaataaaaaatcaaagtaAAAATAGCAAATAAAGAATAGACTAAACCGGGATTAATGCGGAGTACCGGTTCGGTTATTCTCCAAAGAATCACAATCATCTTCTTCTTACAGCTTTATTGTCGGAATCAACCACACCATTTGGCGCAAAGGATCaagaaaatgatcaagaagACAAGCGAAGCAAGTCCAATGGAAACACCAAGCACAACCTTATTAGGACCATGactttcttccttcttcttcacactaGTCTCATCTTCACTACCGTAATCATAATCAGAACTCGAATCCTCCTTCTGCGGCGGCGGAGACAAAGGCAAACCATGTTTATCACACTGGGCAATCCCTAACTTCATCTTCGAAGACAGCACAGTGCGGTTGTAACAGAGGTCACTGTTCCCTCCCACTTTAAACACCTCAAGCTTCTTCAAGAAGCTCGCATTGAACGGAAGGACTCCACGGAAGTCGTTGTTAGCGAGATTCAAGTGCTTGAGGCTCTTCATCTTGGTGATGAACCTCGGAACGGTGCCGTTTAGTTGGTTTCCGCTCAGATCTAAGTGCGTAAGGTCTGGAATCGACGAGATCGAATCTGGGATAGGTCCGGAGAGCTTGTTGGAGGATAAAGATAGATTCTTTAGGGAGATTAGGTCGCCGATGCTGTCGGGGATCTCGCCGGAGATCGAGTTCGAAGACAAGTTTAGAGATTTGAGGTTGGAGAGTTGAGTGATCGAAGTGGGGATTGAGCCTTTGATGAGATTGTCTGATAAGTCGATGAATGTGAGATTCGAGTGGAGGGACTTAGGGATGTTGCCGGAGAGATTCGCGTGTGAGATGGTGAGGGAGGCGATCTTGCGCATGTTTCCGAGGATGACGAAGAGGCCGGAGGTGGAGACGGGGACGGAGGAGACGGTGAGGTCGGTGAGGTTAACGAGGCGAGCGAGGTAGACTCCGGAGAGGCCTTTGCGGCGGCGGAGGAAGGAGGAGGTGGCGGCGAAGGAGTGGAGGGAGGTGGGGAGGCGAGGAGGAGGGGAGAGAGAAGGGCAGTTGAGGAAAGAGAGGGAGGTGAGGGAGGGGGAGAGGGCTCTGAGCGCTGCGGAGGAGATGGATATGTCGGAGGAGCAGTTTGTGAAGGAGAGGGATGTGACGAGGCGGAATGGGGAGCCGGCGTCGCAGGTCACGACGGTGGAGGAGGGTTTGGAGGTGGGACGGTGGTCGCAGGGGTTTTTGGCGGTGGGGATGTTGAGGGATTCGAGGGCCTTGAGGTGTTTTGGGTCTAATGGGGAAGAGGAGGTGCGAGGAGATGTTCGAGGAATTGGAGAGATGGTTGGAGAAGGGGTCGGAGATAAGGAAGGAGCGGCGAAGGTTGTGGatgagaggaggaggaggagaaggaggagtAACGGTAATGACGGTGACAGAGGTTTCAtgttgaagagagagagagagagagaggaagtgtgcctgaagaaagagaaagattggGTTTTTCAAAGATGGGTCATGTGACAGTTGGGAACTCTTTATATTTTAGTCTTCTATTGTGGTTTAATTACGATTTTGACCTTAATttatgagaaaaaaacaaaaatagcactaaatcaattttttgttcccaaactagcattcaaggtcaaaagtcacaaaaatagcacttaatgttttatcaaaagtcataaacttagggtttagagttaaagggtggggtttaggatttagggtttagggtttagggtttagggtttagggtttagagtttagggtttagcgtttagagtttagggtttagggtttatggtttagggtttagggtttagagtttagggtttagggtttagagttgagaaatgaggttttgggataagatttcaaattttgaaaaataaaaaaattaaaattttcgaaggataaacttagaaaagtgctattttggtcatttttgtttttgagtgctatttttgtgatataaacttagaaatgtgctattttggagatttgcccttaatttattcttcttttttctttcatgAATTTTTTTCACATTCATTGAATTTTTGTTGCGTTAGTGTAGAACTATGGTTGTAGATAgtgatgtttttttgtttgggtgTTGTGTCGTACTATGTTTACCATTTGGGACATTTTGACAAATGTAAACACGGAAATAACAAAAGATTGTTTGCGGTAGTACATCAAAAGcatattaaaagagaaagaagagtgTGGAAGGAATGACTATATTGTAAAACAATCGAGGTTAATCAACACAAGTTAAATGTTTACAGTTCTCAAAATGTGAAAAATTGTTAATCTATGATAGTTAATAAACTTGTACAAATCATTAGTGAATCTGCATTAACCATAGTTTTCTGCTTGCTTTACATTTTCTCTGATTCATTGTAACCATTCAAACACTGACAAAAGTAAAAGATATAAGGTTCTATGTGCATTACCACCAAATGTGAATTCACCGGATGATTTATGCTCTGGATCGGAGGGATCGTGTAAGTTAAGTCTCTTGATTTTACTTTTGTAAAAGAAAGTTCCTCGATATTAGCATCACTCCAGGCCTTGTGCATTGGGTGGGGACAAGAAGAATATCATaggaatcttcttcttcttctttttgtaaaCCCCATACAAGAATAAATAAAGCTCTTCTAAAAGTTTTGGTACAGAACtcaaatttatgaaaaatacatGAATATCCTATATTTTTTGCATATACATGCAGATTAATCAGAAAGCtgaaaacaacatttttttctCAAAGTTAATGCATAGTTTAAGAGGTT
Protein-coding sequences here:
- the LOC106402837 gene encoding receptor-like protein 51, producing MKPLSPSLPLLLLLLLLLSSTTFAAPSLSPTPSPTISPIPRTSPRTSSSPLDPKHLKALESLNIPTAKNPCDHRPTSKPSSTVVTCDAGSPFRLVTSLSFTNCSSDISISSAALRALSPSLTSLSFLNCPSLSPPPRLPTSLHSFAATSSFLRRRKGLSGVYLARLVNLTDLTVSSVPVSTSGLFVILGNMRKIASLTISHANLSGNIPKSLHSNLTFIDLSDNLIKGSIPTSITQLSNLKSLNLSSNSISGEIPDSIGDLISLKNLSLSSNKLSGPIPDSISSIPDLTHLDLSGNQLNGTVPRFITKMKSLKHLNLANNDFRGVLPFNASFLKKLEVFKVGGNSDLCYNRTVLSSKMKLGIAQCDKHGLPLSPPPQKEDSSSDYDYGSEDETSVKKKEESHGPNKVVLGVSIGLASLVFLIIFLILCAKWCG